In Atribacteraceae bacterium, the following are encoded in one genomic region:
- a CDS encoding branched-chain amino acid ABC transporter permease codes for MGIFVEQLINGLAVGSFYGLVALGYSMVYGVMKLINFAHGDLFTLGSYLGYTFLVWATGWITLSAGAWLGMAAAMAFAFAGIGLAGIMMERVAYRPVYPAGRLPLVVSALGMSIFIQNGIMALWGPRFQVYPSALVPTAFFEIGGLRITFLKAFILILTFLVMGVIYYIVERTTFGAAVRASALDRETATLLGIDIRRVIFFAFALGPALGGMAGVMNGMYYRSITFSMGWNYGLKAFTATILGGIGNIPGAMIGGLLLGIMETMFAGYFPGGGAWKDGFTFLVLIMVLIFRPTGLIGEKTAEKV; via the coding sequence GTGGGGATATTTGTAGAACAGCTGATAAACGGTTTGGCTGTCGGTTCCTTCTATGGCCTGGTAGCTTTGGGCTATTCGATGGTTTACGGGGTTATGAAGTTGATCAATTTCGCCCACGGCGACCTTTTTACCTTGGGGAGCTATCTCGGATACACCTTCCTGGTCTGGGCGACTGGGTGGATAACCCTCAGTGCCGGCGCCTGGTTGGGCATGGCCGCAGCGATGGCCTTCGCCTTTGCCGGGATCGGATTGGCTGGTATCATGATGGAGCGGGTGGCCTACCGGCCGGTGTATCCGGCCGGCCGCCTGCCCTTGGTAGTTTCGGCCCTGGGGATGTCCATCTTTATCCAGAACGGAATCATGGCCCTATGGGGACCGCGTTTCCAGGTGTATCCTAGTGCGCTGGTTCCCACCGCGTTCTTCGAAATCGGAGGACTCAGAATTACCTTCCTTAAAGCCTTTATCCTTATTCTCACGTTCCTGGTTATGGGGGTCATCTACTATATTGTGGAACGAACCACCTTTGGGGCTGCCGTCCGAGCCTCGGCCCTTGATCGGGAGACAGCGACACTTCTGGGAATCGATATCCGGCGGGTGATCTTCTTCGCCTTCGCTTTGGGACCGGCCCTGGGCGGCATGGCCGGGGTGATGAACGGAATGTATTACCGGTCCATTACTTTCAGTATGGGATGGAATTATGGTCTGAAAGCCTTCACCGCCACCATCCTGGGAGGAATCGGAAACATTCCCGGGGCGATGATCGGAGGATTGCTTTTGGGAATTATGGAAACCATGTTTGCCGGCTATTTTCCGGGAGGAGGAGCCTGGAAGGATGGCTTCACGTTCCTGGTGTTGATCATGGTCCTGATTTTCAGACCTACCGGCCTGATTGGTGAAAAAACGGCGGAGAAAGTATAG